Proteins co-encoded in one Haloarcula pelagica genomic window:
- the crtD gene encoding carotenoid 3,4-desaturase has protein sequence MSSFSGTTVTVVGGGFGGLSAACYLADAGADVRVLEKNDHVGGRASRLEADGFRFDMGPSWYLMPDVFERFFAYFGREPSDFYELERLDPHYRIFFKDGDQLDVTGDHEEMRELFESYEPGAGEAFEDYLATSERHYETAMNKFVYEDRSRLRDWIDLDVMTAAPVGLQLIGSMQGHVEDYFEHPKLQQIMQYTLVFLGGSPKNTPALYNMMSHVDFNLGVYYPEGGIYSVVDGLVELGTELGVTYEPGAEVDEITRRKDGFLVQTTDGDVSHPDRVVVNADYAHAERELLPDHERQYDDDYWDDRTYAPSAFLMYMGVEGDVEPLKHHTLVLPTDWEPHFDDIFEEPDWPDDPAYYLCVPSKTDDTVAPEGHSNLFVLVPIAPGLHDGDEIREEYREKILADIADNTGVDLRDRIVYEKQFAVSDFGERYNATEGTALGLAHTLRQTALLRPNNRSSAVDGLYFTGSFTTPGIGVPMCLISGEHTAKALIDDAQ, from the coding sequence ATGAGTTCCTTCTCCGGAACGACGGTTACGGTCGTCGGTGGTGGCTTCGGCGGACTCTCTGCGGCCTGCTATCTGGCCGACGCCGGTGCCGATGTCCGCGTGCTGGAAAAGAACGACCACGTCGGCGGCCGCGCCTCCCGGTTGGAGGCCGACGGGTTCCGGTTCGACATGGGTCCCTCCTGGTACCTGATGCCCGATGTCTTCGAGCGCTTCTTCGCGTACTTCGGGCGCGAGCCGAGCGACTTCTACGAGCTAGAACGGCTCGACCCCCACTACCGTATCTTCTTCAAGGACGGCGACCAGCTGGACGTGACCGGCGACCACGAGGAGATGCGCGAGCTGTTCGAGTCCTACGAACCCGGTGCCGGCGAGGCGTTCGAGGACTACCTCGCCACGAGCGAGCGCCACTACGAGACGGCGATGAACAAGTTCGTCTACGAGGACCGGTCGCGCCTGCGGGACTGGATCGATCTGGACGTGATGACGGCCGCCCCGGTCGGGCTCCAGTTGATCGGGTCGATGCAGGGCCACGTCGAGGACTACTTCGAGCACCCGAAGCTCCAGCAGATCATGCAGTACACGCTGGTCTTCCTCGGCGGGTCCCCGAAGAACACTCCGGCGCTGTACAACATGATGAGCCACGTCGACTTCAACCTCGGCGTCTACTACCCCGAGGGCGGCATCTACAGCGTCGTCGACGGGCTCGTGGAACTGGGGACCGAACTCGGTGTCACCTACGAGCCCGGCGCCGAGGTCGACGAGATCACCCGCCGGAAGGACGGCTTCCTCGTCCAGACGACAGACGGCGACGTGTCCCACCCTGACCGCGTGGTCGTCAACGCCGACTACGCCCACGCCGAACGGGAACTCCTGCCCGACCACGAACGCCAGTACGACGACGACTACTGGGACGACCGGACGTACGCCCCCTCGGCGTTTCTCATGTACATGGGCGTCGAGGGCGATGTCGAGCCCCTGAAACACCACACGCTCGTGCTCCCGACCGACTGGGAGCCCCACTTCGACGACATCTTCGAGGAACCCGACTGGCCCGACGACCCGGCCTACTACCTCTGTGTCCCCTCGAAGACCGACGACACGGTCGCTCCCGAGGGCCACTCGAACCTGTTCGTCCTCGTTCCCATCGCGCCCGGACTCCACGACGGCGACGAGATCCGCGAGGAGTACCGCGAGAAGATACTGGCCGACATCGCCGACAACACCGGCGTCGACCTGCGGGACCGAATCGTCTACGAGAAACAGTTCGCCGTCTCGGACTTCGGCGAGCGGTACAACGCCACCGAGGGGACCGCCCTCGGTCTGGCGCACACGCTGCGCCAGACCGCACTCCTGCGGCCGAACAACCGCTCCTCGGCCGTCGACGGGCTCTACTTCACGGGGTCGTTCACGACGCCCGGCATCGGGGTCCCGATGTGTCTCATCAGCGGCGAACACACCGCCAAGGCTCTGATCGACGACGCCCAATGA